The DNA sequence ATCCTAGATTTCCCTAAACGGGAGTTGCTTATTTGTACAGTTCTGTAGCAAGACGGAAAGCGAGAATTCCCGGAATCAACGCTACAACAAGGGCTACAAAAACTTGGGTATCAGAAATAGACATACTGCTCATCTCCTGATTTAGGGTTGTTCGTTCACCAATTTCCGTCAAAGTACCCCCTTTTTGGAATACTTTGTAACAAGTCGCAATAAATCGGGGCGTGGGGAGGTGGGGAGGTGGGGGGCAGGGGAGCAGGGGGGCAGGGGAGCAGGGGGGCAGGGGGGACAAGAAGACTTTTACTTTTTACTATTTCTTACCTTCTGCCTTCTGCCTTCTGCCTTCTGCCTTTCTTACCTTCTGCCT is a window from the Phormidium ambiguum IAM M-71 genome containing:
- the psaM gene encoding photosystem I reaction center subunit XII yields the protein MSISDTQVFVALVVALIPGILAFRLATELYK